The genomic interval CTGTGCTAAGTATTTTCAAACATAATCTTCCCCCCAccccgaagttggaaacggggagagacagtcagactcccgcatgcgcccaaccgggatccacccagcacgcccaccagggggcgacgctctgcccaccagggtcgctctgttgcgaccagagccactctagcgcctggggcagaggccaaggagccattcccagcgccagggccatctttgctccaatggagcctcagctgtgggaggggaagagagagacagagaggaaggagagggggaggggtggagaagcagatgggcgcttctcctgtgtgccctggccgggaatcgaacccgggacttctgcacgccaggccgacgctctaccactgagccaaccggccagggcccaaacataatctttttttaatctctacCGTAAACCATGAATTTATCATTCACTCAATTTAGtggataaggaaattgaggctcactCAGTATGAGGTTAAGTATATTCATCAAGCTCAGAGCTGGTAAGAATGAGAGATTGAATACAAGTTTGTctaacagcagttctcaactggGGACAATTTGAGCCCCCAGGGACTctttgacaatgtctggagacactttggttgtcacGGGAAGGGGGCAGGTTGTGTTGCTAACGGAATCTAGTGGGCCAAGGATACTGGCCTCCACAGTTCAGCCCACAACAAGAAATTATCCAATCCAAAGGGTCGATAGTGctaaggttgagaaaccctggacTCAAAGCCTGTGCTTTTGCCTTAGAGTGGGGGAAGAAGACTtaacagaacaaaacagagagaagagccTACCACAAGGACCTTTGGTGAGAAGGGGATGGGGACTTCTATGCTAAGGATAATGGGAATGGGTCAGCTGGTAAGATTTCTCTTCCTTCTAAgcttggccagggccctgatcagTTTCTCCCAACCTTGCCAAGTCAGTCCTGGGACTTCACCCTAAGCTTGTCCTGGAATGACCTTGACTCTCAGCTCAGGGCTGGGACAAAATATTTACTTGGGTCTTCCTGCAGGACTTCCCAGCCAAAGTCTCTGGTTCCTGGGGCCAGTGCATTCCACCTGCAGCCCTGGGAAGCTCCACATTAGCTTCCTTGCTATGGaaggtaaaaatgtaaaaactgaaGCAGTCAAGGTCCAGGTAGTGTCCAAGAACAGTTAGAAGTGGAGTGAATGGGCAAGGCCAGGAGGATCCCCTTAGCAGGTCCCTGTCTGGGGAGGAATAGGCATCCTGAGCAGGCAGTAGGGGTCAGCTGGCCTGGAGAGCAGGGTTCTGACATTGAGGAGGCTTGCTTTCCACAGCCGTTCCTCTCCTGTGGGCTGGGGAAAGTCCACAGCTTCACTGGATGTTCCCCAGTATCCATCCCTCGAGCTGCCACACACCCATCCAGCCTCCATTCTGGGCCTCCCCAATACTGGCCTCCCTTACTAGACCAGGGAGGGTGGGTCTGAACTGACTGTGCTGACAGGAAATACCTCTCGTTCCAAGCTCAGAACCTCTGAAGAACTAACCAGCAGATTGcgggaaggaaggcaggcagatgCTGACAGTCGTGATGTGAGAAAAAGGGTAAAGAACATACAAGCAGGTCTCCCTTATTTGGGGTtccatctccttctttccctcccgctatggtgggggaggaagggggggaggagggaataaGCGATGGAGTAGAGCAAGCCAAGAGGATGTGGTAACAGCTGATTCGTCCCCTGAGGTCACACTTTCCAACAATCAGCTGTTACTGGGGTGCAAGGCAGGAAGTTTCCTTAAAGGCACAATGTTCTGAACACAAGTTCAGAATTCTGGAGCTCTTAGCAATCACTTGGCAGAGACCATACTTAATACAGAAGGAACTATCTCACACTCCAGGCTAATCCTTCCAGCTCTGTTACCCTCACCCCCAATTTGGCGCTTATGAAAAAGTCCTGGATCCTTATCTACATGTTACTGTTCAGCTGGGTAGGAGGGAAGGCAGACGAGTGATGAGGTGGGGTGGGTCCCAAACTTGCCCCTTATAAATAAGCAGTTCAGCAACTTTTGCCAAGTCACTGGGTTTCTTTCAGTTTTTGCCCATCCCTGCCCCTCTAAACCCTGGAGCAGCATCCTCATTGGTCTCTATCTTTGAAATCTCTTCCCTAAGTAGGCCTAAATCCGTGGAAAGCTTCTGGTGGACGGTACAGTATGGGGGTATTAAAACTGAGGATGTCAACCAGTTGTACTTTGACATAGCTCATACCTTAGTTTCTCACCACAAGTCTCCTCTACCCTCAGGTGAAGGAGAATAAAATCACTTTATTGAGGACCTTCAGAGTAGGGCCAAAGGGCTGGGAGGACAATAAGATTCTACATCCTCGGCCCGACCGGTATCTCCCCATCTTCACAGCCGCGGAAAAGTGTATATTGATCTTTTGTTAGGGAGCGGCTCTCTTCCGGCGACTGGGACAAGACATCTCCAAGAAGTCTCCTGATCAGGAAGCCTTCCccctcatcccccctccccaggggTGGCCTAGATCTCTCCAGTACAAGCTGGGGTTTGACGAGGTGGGCAGTCTTCCTACCCCAGTAGCCCTCGGGACTTCCCATCCAGTGGAAGATTCTGCTGCCCTGGGGGCTGATTTCCACCTCCAGCTCTGATCACTCCTGTTGCTTtgcctgcttctcttttccttagATAGCCTCCCGCAAAGGTCAGCGATTTCGTTTTGGGGTTGTCAAAAAGAAGCACTCACGGCTTCAAAAAGGAAGGGCTATAGCCCTTTAAGGACCTCGCTGGGATGAATTCAGAGATGAGTTTAAAAATGCCAACTCACAGAGCGCTCTGGATTCTGGGAATGAGGTGTACTATCCAGAACTACATTGACCAGTATGCACTACAAACACACACGCCTTTACTTCTTTCTGCTCTTTCGGACTCTGGTTTGACGTAGCACTCTTCAAAGCAAGTAACCTAGGCAGAGGACTGAGCCACACTTTTtcacctattggccatctgtgaaTAGGTGGGTGTGGCTTAGTGCAACTCTACTAGGCAAAAGGGTGGCCTCCTTGCCAATCAGAGCTAAGACAGGCGGGAGAGGCGGGACCAGGGAGAAGGGCTGGCGCCCCTATGTGGGTGTGGTTACGTTGCCCACCAGTAGGCGGTGATTGGCCCAGGGCGGTGCAATCGCAACTTGTGCGTCACGACGCCGCCAGCTGATCGGAGACTGGAGCCGGTGTGTGCTGGCGGCTGAGAAGAGAGCGCCGCGGGCCTTGGGGAACGGACGTACAGATTTGCTCCGCTACCCtcaacacccccacacacacacccagcaccAGGTGGATGTGAGCTGGGGTCCTGGACGCACAGAGGAGAACCGTGCTTTCGGGTAATGGGGACAAGTAGGGTTCTGGCGGCCACACCCTGCCCTtccgggggaggggagagggggcggCGGAGACTGGGGCGCTCTGGGGTAGAGGGGCCTGGACTGGCTGGAATAGTGTGTCAAGGTTTTAAAGAAGAGTCCGGACAGCAGTCGTGGCAGAAGGTCTCGCGGAGTAgctgggaggaaggtgaggggctAGAGAGCTGGGGGCGGCTAACCTCGACGCCCTCTGGTCCGAGGATACGGGAGCCCGGCACCTAGGCTTGGGAGGATTTGGATCGGACGGGTAGCGGTAGAAGTGCTTTGCCGCTACCGGCACTCACTGAGGCAGGGCCAGCTGAGTGCCCTGGCAGAGAAGGGGTCTCTGGGAGGGCCGGCTCCTCCTCTCATTCCCCCCAGGGGTTGTTATgtaaggggggagggaagacgaGTAGGGGGCGGCGGTGCCGGGGCCTTATGCAACCCAAAGGTTTAGGGTTTCACTGCGGTTGGTGGGGGGAGCGGACACGAGGAGGGCCTGGAaactctaccccccaccccagcctcactAGCCGTCTTGGGCCTAGAGAAGGTCACCTCTGCACCTCCCCCCAGCCTGTCCGGTTGTGGGGGCCCTACTCCAGGCCTGGCCCCGACCGCCTGGGAAACCGGCTGGCTGGGTGGGGCACCTGGGTTAGTCATCACTgggctccctctctccccacctctcggCCAACTCTTGGCCCCTCCCCGTGGCCTCGGGCTAGGCTATCGCCCCCACCTCCCTCCGGCCCTAGTTCCAGCCTCCAACTCTTTTGGCCTGTCATCCTGCCTGTCAGACTGGGCTGGAAGCTGTTAGGGTGCCAGAAGGTTGATGGAGCAGCTGGTCAGAGGGTCAGTGCCCTGGACCCACCCCGCCCTGCAGCCAAGGGCACCTGCTTGGCACAGACTGTCAGCAGCCGCTAAGTCCTATGGGTTGACCAGAGCCGGCTCTTACTGAAGGGAATGGGAAGGAGTTGGGGACCGGTCACCTGAGGGAAGGAAGGTACCTCAAAGTTTATGCCTCCCAAGAGGGTTTTGTCATTTGAAAGCCTCCGACCCCCACCCTAATCTTTCCTATCCTCTGAGTATAGAAATCTCAAGGCAAGACCACCTTGGCCCCTTCCATTGGCATGGGCAATACCTTGGGTTGAGTGTCAGCACAAACCCGCCCTCCCCAGCTTACAGCCCCCAAGCCTGCCacgcccccagccccctccctgggcCATGCTGCAGGGCCCAGCTTTTCCTGCTGATTCATGCGTTGGAACTGTGGGGGCGGGGCTTGGAACTTGGAACAAAGTTCAGACATGGAGGGGCCGGCAGACAGCCTGGAATTCATACCAGATGTACCCGGAATGCGCAAGCGGAATGCCTGGCATTTGAAAGTCCTGGGGAGGCTGCCCAATATCCCTGCCTaatctccttcccctccagcCTTTGGTCCCTTGTCCTCTCCTCACAGTCCCAGGAGCCTCTGCTGACCTTCCAAAGTCTagaccctcctcccttcctcactcttccCCAGATCCAGGCCCCCAAAACTCTTCCAGCTGAATACTCCCTGGGAACAAGTCAGTTGGGATTGATCACTGAACTCAGATTTCTGGACCTGAGAGATATAGCTTCTCACCTAGTACCTGgatggtgggtggggtgtgtcTGGGGTCCCAGATCCTGCCTTTTCTGCATGCTGAGTAGGCTGTCCCCACCCTCTGCATgggtagtgggggggggggtaagggggatGAGAGCAGGTCTGGGTTTCTACAGCTTCAGCTCTGGAAGAGGAGCAAGGGAAGTATGTTTAAAGCTACCTCTTCTCACGGAAGTTAGCTTCTTCAGGCCCAGGTCAGAGCCAAGAGCCCTTCTTTAGGAGATTGAGTGTCTGCTGGGGCTGGGTTTGGATGGCCAGTGGGACAGTGTTCCTGTGACGTGGCCCTGCTCAGGTCTTACCCATCTTTCTTCCCTTTGCCTTTAGGTTCCTGTTCCTCCCACACTTTCACCTGGCTGAGCCGCAGTAGTTCTTCAGTGGCAAGCTTTATGTCCTGACCCAGCTAAAGCTGCCAGTTGAAGAACTGTTGCCCTCTGCCCCTGGCTTCAAGGAGGAGAAGGAGCTGCTTTCCTCTTCATCCGGAAGGTGACAACTGGGGCTGGGAAGGTCTGAACAGCAGGGGTGATGATACCtttcagaaaaggaaaccctGTTCATTTGGAGAGCCTTCACCCATTGGTACAGCAAGAGAACAATTTTAGATTAGAGATCCTGACTGAATCAGGGAATAGATGGGTCTGACTACCCAAGGTTAGTCAGGCTTTGTGTGACAATGGGGAGGAGTGGAGCAAAGAaaaccctgtctatccctttacCCAGATGTCTTTCTTGACCCTCCTTCCTTATCCCTCCCTCTTTCTACTGGCCTTTTCAGCAAGTGAGGTCCAGAGTAAGCTTCCTCTCAGGGAAAAGATCATATTGAAACTCCCATCTGAGTAATCATGACCCTCCCATGTAATCAAGGCATTTCTTTAGCCCAGATTCTAGATTCAGGGATACTTACCTATATGTGGGACCCTTAAAcctcctgtctctgcttctccacaaCTGGGTCCCATCCATATAGGGGTACAAATTGGTACAATCTTCCTGGATATAAGTTTGGTAATACATATCAAACATATTACCTACCTGTGAGATAGGAAAATCACCCAGTTGAGTATGCTTAAGGGAATCAGAAGCCCATTTGTGCAGACTCAGCTTGGGGTGGGAACAAAACAGCTTTTCACTTAAGCTATTGCTCCTTCCCACTCCCTGACCATAATAACCCCAGGAGCTGGGGGTGAGAATAGAAGGTTGGCGGGTTAGAGTGGCTAGTAGGAGCTCAATCTCTGCATTGACTTCTTATCTTGCAAAGGTGACCCCAGGAGTCCTCTGCCTCCCCAAACAGGACTGAAGCCCTGATAGGGTTTGAGCTACCACTGCTCTCTCCTCACTTCACTTTCCAGGATAGTGTGAGATTCATCTCAGGCCTGTGCAGACAGGAAATTCTCCCCTCTAACAACCAACAGAACTGAGTTTTAGGACGTGACCCCCTTATGGGGGCATCAGGCAGCATAACCCTGCCACCCTCAGCTTCTGATTCAATCTCACTCTGGCTCAGGCTCTGGTGCGATTCAGCCTTGGCCCAATCTCCCTGTCTAAAGGTAGCCATGTTTATAGGCTGCAGGAAGCTGTTTGTTGTAGTTTGGGAGAGGAGGTGTACAGGTAGCTGAGTTCTATTCCCTGTTTATGAGAAACTGAAAGATTTAGCATAGAGTAGACCATTGAACCCAGCTCTTCTACAGCCTAAGCTGGACGTGTATAGGACTGCAGTAGAAGGGGGTGGGTAGGCTGAGTCCACTCATAGACCTCAACAAAGATCACTCTGTCCCTGGACATTGCTTccatcctttcttcccctccttgcTTCACTGGCCACAGTGGTTCTCTCCAGCCCTGGGTACGTGGCTCTGTCGTCCTCACCTATCTTGGATCAGAGATGAGGAAGAGCAGCCTGAGAACACAGAAGCAGGCTGAGGACCCATGAAGGACGAGgcctggagagcacagggaccTGTTTGGGCACCTTGCAGAGGGGGCCCATAAAGGCCAGGAGCACCccaagaagagggagggaagccaGCCTACAGCAAGGACAAGCTTCTTCAGTCTTTTCGCCTTTTACAGAGATGTGGAACCATATTAAAGTGTCCTGTGGCTTCATCCTCCTACTTCTACCTCTCCTCCACcctgtaattttttatataagcAGCTTCAAGGAACAACAGCCAGCTGTGAAAGGACATATACAggaaattcataaaagaaattcaaatagtTGAACCATGGGGGGAATAATTGTGCTTTATTAGTAATTAAAGAGAAGCAAATATAGCTACAAGCATTTTCCCATAGTAagctataacagaaaaaaaataagacccaGTTGTTGGCAAAGGAATACTAAAATAACACTCCCATTCATATAGGGGTACAAATTGGTACAACCTTCCTGGATGTAAGTTTGGTAATACATATCAAACATATTACCAGGGACTTTGACCTGGTAATTCTACATTTGGAGtttatcctaagaaaataattaaagatttAGATATAAGATGTTCATCCAAGCATTACAATAGAGAAGAATGGGAAGCAACTATCTGATTGGGAGTTCATTTCTGCTGTAATGAAAATTCATGAGTAATGTGCAGCCATTAAAAGTCATGTAGAAGAATGACTGGAAAGAAAAATGCTCTTTGAATATTAAAAAggttataaaaatagtttatatcATGTggtcttaattttgtttttttttgtttttttttacagggacagagagagagtcagatagagggatagatagggacagacagacaggaacggagagagatgagaagcatcaatcatcagtttttcgttgcgacaccgtagttgttcattaattgctttctcatatgtgccatgaccacgggccttcagcagactgagtaaccccccactcgagccagtgaccttgggtccaagctggtgagctcttttgctcaagtcagatgagcccatgctcaagccggctatcctggggtctcgaaactgggtccttccgcatcccagtctgatgctctatccgctgcgccactgcctagtcaggcttaattttgttttttaaggtatAAGTATATACTCGCATACCTACATAAAACAGATAAATACTGAGGACAGGCCCTGGTGacgtagctcagctggttagagtgttgttctgaAACAGCAAAtatcaaggttgtgagtttgatccccagtcagagcacatatgtgaagtgaccaatgaatgcactaaGACAAGTGAACACAAATgaatgtctccctccctccctccctctttcccttagccttcctctctctgtctctttaaaatccattttcttttttttttttgtgacagagacagagggagacagagagagggacagatagactggaagggagagagatagatgagaagcatcaattctttgttgcagcatcttagtttctcagtgattgctttctcatatgtgccttgatgggggggggctacagcagaccgagagaccccttgcttaagccagcgaccttgggtttaagctggtgagccttgctcaaaccagataagcccgcgctcagactggtgaccttggggtttcaaacctgggacctccgcatcccagtcccacgctctatccactgtgccaccgcctggtcaggctaaaatcaatttttacaaatgtaaaggaaaaaaaaagactgaggacaGACACCAAAGTGTTAATAATAGTGGTTATCTTTTTATGGTGGGATATGGTAATTGTAattttcctcttcaatttttttctgtaatttacaAATTCGCTACATTAATTGTATATGGCTTTCAtgtaacaaataaaatttaaaagaatcagtgtaatttgttttaaaatgtttggaGAAGTGGGTGTAGAATGAAGGGATGCCCCTAGTCCCTTGGACTTACTGGGATTTTTTGGACAAAGTGGGTTGTGAGAGTGGGGGAGCACCTATTGGTTTATGAGTTTCATTCTTTGGGAGTAGCTGGAATCTGTGTCCTCCATGTACGGGAGATGGCTCTCTGAATTTCTGGTTGGCAACCAGCTCAAGGTATGGAGTGGAGTTAGACTGAAGGAAAACAGTAAAACCTATCACTCTTCAGGAAATAGGGGTCGGGGGCAAGATTTTCCTCTCCAAGCTGAAAGGTTCTGGAATCCTAACAAGTCCTGCTGAAAGCATGATGGgtctttgctttttcatttcGATTTTGCCCCAACCTTGAGATGACTCACTCAGCTCTCCTGGCCTCAGATATAAAGAGATATTCCATCCACCCAAAAGGCACTACCCTCGGTGGAGGGGTACTTTTGAAGAGTATAGTGCTGAATGGTTCCCTTTGCCTCCCCTTCGTAATGAGGCTCTTCTGTAGGGCACCCATAAAAAGTTGGGGGAGAGATCCCCAGTGGGTCGCCTCTCCGCCTCTCTCCAAAGTGGGAGCTGTTGTTCTGTTTGAAAGGTAGTATGTAAGGGGCAGGATTCCTGGAATTTTATGGTTACCTCGGGGGTAGGAGGGGTGCCCTCTCTCCCACAACTGAGTCGGAGGAGGGTTGTGGAGCAGTGTGGTGTCGAGATTTAAGCACGTGGGTTGGGTTTGCCCTGGCCTCGAACTGCAGGGCcgtgtgggtggtgtgggaggcctgaccaggtgagaTATTAGAGTAGGGGAACGAGGTGAAAGTTAGTGGGGCGGGTCCTCCAGGAGTATCAAGTGAGATTAGTGACCTATTTCTGGAACTCCGAAGACTTCAGGACACAGGGAGTAGGGGAAGACCACTATCTACATACTCGAAGTCGCCCCTGAGCTTGGCCGCGCTGCCGGTAACCCGGGAGCCCCTAACCCGAGGTCCATCGCTCCGGCGGGACGTGATAGGTTGCCTCGGCTCCAGGGGCGGTGGCCTCACAGCTGCTCCAATCACCGCCCAGCTGAGAGATACTGGACTAGCCCTGGAAAAGTTACCGCAGATTGAAAAGACCCGGCAGGCAAAGGAGCCCAGAGATCCAGCCCTGCTGGCACCAGGGTTCACGGTTTCTGGAGCCGGCGTTGAATGGGTCGGGGCTGAGTGCACAGGAGCCGAAGGAACTGATCCAGACCTAGCCCGCCTGCCACGCTATGGCGCTCTCGGGGCTCCTCGTGACCGGTGCCTCCTTCGCCGCCTTCCGGGGGATGCACTGGGGGCTGCAGCTGCTGCCCACGCCCAGATCTGCCGCTCAAGACCTTTGGAAGTGGCGAAACATCTGTGTCTCACTGGTGCACAGCCTGCTCACCGGGGCCGGGGCACTGCTCGGGTGCGGGGCTTAAAGGTTCGGGAGGTACCTGGGTGAGGGTGAGGGATGGAAAACTAGCATTAAAGACCCGGCGGGCACCTTTAAAATTGATGCTAAATCttgagagtcagactgggatgcgtaggCAGGCGTGCCCGACAGAAGAATGGGATCTGGGTCGGCACGACGGTGACCATGGGTCCCCCACCTCCTCTAGGCTGTTGCTGCACCCTCAGATGGCCACTGACCCCATACATGGCCATCCGCCCTGGGCCTTGGTGCTAGTGGCTGTATCTGTGGGTGAGTCTGCAGGGAAGGTGGGGAACAAGCTTCCAAAGGTGATTCCAGGTCCTCTTCTGTCAGCTTTACTGAGGGAAAGTAAAGAACTGGAAAAGTAAGGGCTGGAGATTGCGCCAGCTTGGAGGACGTCTAATGTGTCGCCCCTCACCACCCCCCACACAGGTTATTTCCTGGCTGATGGAGCTGACATGCTGTGGAATCAGACCTTGGGCCAGGCCTGGGACCTTCTCTGTCACCATTTGGTGGTGAGACTCAGGGAGAGGCGAGACCAGAAGGGAGGTGTGCCCCAGACTGGGAACCCCAATCTCTCATCAACTTTATGTCCTATGACTTCTCAGAGAGTCTCTAACACCCTCTGCCCTCCAGGCTTGATCCTCCCAACCTTGGGCTGAATTGAGGGAAGGGGATTGATGTTGGCCACAGCTGAGAGTCTAAGCACTGCCTTAGGAGCTTGGGTTCCTACAGGTGTCCTGTTGATTGCAGAAACATTGACTATGAAGCTTTTTTGAGAAGGGGAAGCCCAGTATTGGGAGTGAGGATGGGGCATGAAAGTCCAGGAATGGGAATTAGGGGAGTACTGTGCCGATGCTGCAGCCCCAGGGAAGACAGCCTCTGGGCCAAGGCTGCTTCCATCTTAGGGAAAGACTGTTTCAAAGCCATTCAAGCTCCTAACATATGGGTAAGCATAAAGGTTGggtgttttggggggagggagtgcCAGAAAATGTTTGGGAGCCCCTCTCTTAAGAACTGGGATATTGGAACATGATGGGTGGTAAGTCATGGAAGGTCCTCTAACCTTTAATCCTGGCTCCCCAGGTAGTGAGCTGCCTCAGCACTGCCATTCTGTCTGGCCACTATGTGGGCTTCTCTATGGTGTCTCTGCTCCTGGAGCTGAACTCTGCCTGCCTGCACCTAAGAAAATTGCTGCTGCTTTCTCACCAGGCCCCATCCTTGGGCTTCAGTGTGGCCAGCTGGGCCACCCTGGCCACCCTGGCCCTCTTCCGCCTGGTACCACTAGGGTGGATGAGTCTATGGTTGATCCAACAGCACCATCAGGTGCCTCCTGCTCTGGTTGTCCTTGGTGGAACTGGGCTGGCCACTGTGGGAGCCATGAGCATCACACTGGGCGTTCGCATTTTGATCAGTGATGTCCTGCGGTCTCGACCTCATTCATCCATCCTGCACAAGAAAACCAGGGACATCAGGACATGTGATGGTGAGCCTGTCACCAGGGGTGACTCCTCGATCAGCCAGAAAGACTAAAGAAAAGCCTCAGGTTCCTCTTATGCCAGTCTTGGGAGAAGTACAACTAGCAGTTGGTGGTCTTCAATGCACAGCCCTACATTGGCATAAGGACTGGACTGGGTTTTCAGTATCTCAGTTCCTCTTCCAGCTAATTCACACCCCTCCCCATTTCTAGGATCTGAGAAGAAATGCCAATGTTCACAGGTGGGTAGGAATCTGGGCTAT from Saccopteryx leptura isolate mSacLep1 chromosome 2, mSacLep1_pri_phased_curated, whole genome shotgun sequence carries:
- the TLCD2 gene encoding TLC domain-containing protein 2, which translates into the protein MATDPIHGHPPWALVLVAVSVGYFLADGADMLWNQTLGQAWDLLCHHLVVVSCLSTAILSGHYVGFSMVSLLLELNSACLHLRKLLLLSHQAPSLGFSVASWATLATLALFRLVPLGWMSLWLIQQHHQVPPALVVLGGTGLATVGAMSITLGVRILISDVLRSRPHSSILHKKTRDIRTCDGEPVTRGDSSISQKD